The proteins below come from a single Nocardioides eburneiflavus genomic window:
- the ccrA gene encoding crotonyl-CoA carboxylase/reductase — translation MQNILEAIQSGSATSEDFASLELPESYRATFVKKDEVDMFEGLTAKEKDPRKSLHVDEVALPELGPGEAFVAVMASAINYNTVWTSIFEPVSTFGFLERYGRNSELTKRHDLPYHVVGSDLSGVVLKTGPGVTRWKPGDRVVAHCLSVELEGPDGHNDTMLDTEQRIWGFETNFGGLADVAMVKANQLMPKPEHLTWEEAASPGLVNCTAYRQLVSKNGGDMKQGDNVLIWGASGGLGGFATQYALNGGATPVCVVSNEEKAAIARSMGAELIINRSEEGYKFWNDEGTQQDPKEWKRFGARIRELTGGEDIDIVFEHPGRETFGASVFVTRKGGTITTCASTSGYMHEYDNRYLWMNLKRIISSHFANYRESWEANRLIAKGKIHPTLSRTYTLDEVGQASLDVHQNAHQGKVGVLCLAPEEGLGVLDREMRAQHEDAINRFRGV, via the coding sequence GTGCAGAACATCCTCGAAGCGATCCAGTCCGGCAGCGCCACCTCGGAGGACTTCGCGAGCCTTGAGCTCCCCGAGTCCTACCGCGCGACCTTCGTCAAGAAGGACGAGGTGGACATGTTCGAGGGCCTCACCGCCAAGGAGAAGGACCCCCGCAAGTCCCTCCACGTCGACGAGGTCGCGCTGCCCGAGCTCGGCCCGGGCGAGGCGTTCGTGGCCGTGATGGCCTCCGCCATCAACTACAACACCGTGTGGACCTCGATCTTCGAGCCGGTCTCCACCTTCGGCTTCCTCGAGCGCTACGGCCGCAACAGCGAGCTGACCAAGCGCCACGACCTGCCCTACCACGTCGTCGGCTCCGACCTGTCCGGCGTGGTGCTCAAGACCGGCCCCGGCGTGACGAGGTGGAAGCCCGGCGACCGCGTCGTGGCGCACTGCCTCTCGGTCGAGCTCGAGGGCCCCGACGGCCACAACGACACGATGCTCGACACCGAGCAGCGGATCTGGGGCTTCGAGACCAACTTCGGCGGCCTGGCCGACGTGGCGATGGTCAAGGCCAACCAGCTGATGCCCAAGCCCGAGCACCTCACGTGGGAGGAGGCCGCCTCCCCCGGCCTCGTCAACTGCACGGCCTACCGCCAGCTCGTCTCCAAGAACGGCGGCGACATGAAGCAGGGCGACAACGTCCTGATCTGGGGCGCGTCCGGCGGCCTCGGCGGCTTCGCGACGCAGTACGCCCTCAACGGTGGCGCGACCCCCGTCTGCGTGGTGTCCAACGAGGAGAAGGCCGCCATCGCCCGCAGCATGGGCGCGGAGCTGATCATCAACCGCTCCGAGGAGGGCTACAAGTTCTGGAACGACGAGGGCACCCAGCAGGACCCCAAGGAGTGGAAGCGCTTCGGGGCGCGCATCCGTGAGCTCACCGGCGGCGAGGACATCGACATCGTCTTCGAGCACCCCGGCCGCGAGACCTTCGGCGCCTCGGTGTTCGTCACCCGCAAGGGCGGCACCATCACCACCTGCGCGTCGACCTCGGGCTACATGCACGAGTACGACAACCGCTACCTGTGGATGAACCTCAAGCGCATCATCTCCAGCCACTTCGCGAACTACCGCGAGTCGTGGGAGGCCAACCGTCTCATCGCCAAGGGCAAGATCCACCCGACCCTGTCGAGGACCTACACGCTCGACGAGGTCGGCCAGGCCTCGCTCGACGTCCACCAGAACGCCCACCAGGGCAAGGTCGGCGTCCTGTGCCTCGCGCCCGAGGAGGGCCTCGGCGTCCTCGACCGCGAGATGCGCGCCCAGC